In Festucalex cinctus isolate MCC-2025b chromosome 21, RoL_Fcin_1.0, whole genome shotgun sequence, one genomic interval encodes:
- the nek2 gene encoding serine/threonine-protein kinase Nek2: MPSRIGDYEVLHTIGSGSYGRCQKIRRKSDGKVLVWKELDYGTMAESEKLMLVSEVNLLRELKHPNIVRYYDRIIDRTNTTLYIVMEYCEGGDLASLIARCIRERRYLDEKFVLRVMAQLMLALKECHRRSDGRPTVLHRDLKPANIFLDVKQNVKLGDFGLARILNHETSFAKTFVGTPYYMSPEQINQMSYNEKSDIWSLGCLLYELCALSPPFTAYNQKELTVKIREGKFNRIPYRYSEEINTLLKKMLNLKDYLRPSVESILQSSLLAQAVSEEQRKVQQLRRRSADSDGASEKPTELTPCVAELRLRERALKEREKALQEREEMLEQREREMCVREHLAAEKLSRAENLLKNFHVEHQREQAPLFDKSLGMWERYSPGTKRVHFAGANKENRQLDHTVTMTRRDDVVGRHAQILTDFEKACQILGFRI; the protein is encoded by the exons atgccgtCCCGCATTGGTGACTACGAGGTGCTGCACACCATTGGGTCCGGTTCTTACGGAAGATGTCAGAAAATAAGACGGAAATCTGACGGAAAA GTTCTGGTGTGGAAGGAGCTGGATTATGGCACAATGGCTGAGAGCGAGAAGCTAATGCTGGTGTCGGAGGTGAACCTCCTGAGGGAGCTGAAGCATCCCAACATAGTGAGATACTACGACCGCATCATCGACCGCACCAACACCACGCTGTACATCGTCATGGAGTACTGCGAGGGTGGTGATCTGGCGAGCCTCATTGCCCGATGCATCAGGGAAAG ACGCTATTTAGACGAAAAGTTCGTCCTGCGCGTCATGGCGCAGCTCATGTTAGCGCTGAAGGAGTGCCACAGGCGGAGTGACGGCAGGCCCACCGTCCTTCACCGGGACTTGAAACCAGCCAACATCTTCCTGGACGTCAAGCAGAACGTGAAGCTGGGCGACTTCGGCCTGGCCCGGATCCTCAACCACGAAACCAGCTTCGCCAAGACGTTTGTcggaacgccttactatatgtcCCCT GAGCAAATCAACCAGATGTCATACAATGAAAAGTCGGATATTTGGTCACTGGGTTGTTTGCTGTATGAGCTGTGCGCCCTATC GCCCCCCTTTACCGCCTACAACCAAAAAGAGTTGACCGTCAAGATCCGAGAGGGCAAGTTCAACCGAATCCCGTATCGATACTCAGAGGAAATAAACACCCTGCTCAAGAAAATGCTCAACTTGAAG GACTATCTGAGACCATCTGTAGAGTCCATCCTCCAGAGCAGCCTTCTGGCCCAAGCAGTCAGCGAAGAGCAGAGGAAGGTGCAGCAGCTTCGGAGGCGGTCGGCAGACTCTGACGGCGCTTCGGAAAAGCCCACAGAATTAACACCTTGTGTCGCGGAGCTCAGGCTCCGGGAGCGGGCCCTGAAAGAGCGGGAAAAGGCGCTACAAGAACGTGAGGAGATGCTGGAGC AACGAGAACGTGAGATGTGTGTCCGTGAACACCTTGCAGCTGAGAAACTCTCAAG AGCTGAGAACTTATTGAAGAATTTCCATGTGGAGCATCAGCGGGAGCAGGCTCCCCTTTTTGATAAAAGCTTAG GCATGTGGGAGCGGTATTCCCCGGGCACGAAGAGGGTCCACTTTGCAGGTGCCAACAAGGAAAACCGTCAACTGGATCACACTGTGACGATGACACGGCGGGACGACGTCGTCGGTCGACATGCTCAAATCTTGACCGATTTCGAGAAAGCCTGTCAGATCCTCGGCTTCCGCATCTGA